A DNA window from Castanea sativa cultivar Marrone di Chiusa Pesio chromosome 7, ASM4071231v1 contains the following coding sequences:
- the LOC142642704 gene encoding pentatricopeptide repeat-containing protein At3g42630 has translation MEIPYHHSLLSASPCLRRRTIKTTRFTPFCHQNSHSQYPSLPHNKIIQQWRHERGFDHKNGYIDCAALVRALCRKRMPHLAQKLVLEMKSEGFLPDSSTLSSLMLCYADNDLLPQAQAVWDEIINSSFVPSIQVISELFDAYGKMRYFDEVSKILGQVSSRDLNLLPEAYSLAISCFGKGGQLELMEKTLKEMVSRGYVVDSSTGNAFVRYYSIFGSLTEMENAYGRFKKSRLLLENEGIRAISLAYIKRRKFYKLGEFLRDVGLGRKNVGNLLWNLLLLSYAANFKMKSLQREFVRMVEAGFHPDLTTFNIRALAFSRMSLLWDLHLSLEHMKHEKIAPDLVTCGCFVDAYLDKRLGRNLDFALNKMDLDDSPVVLTDPFVFEVLGKGDFQTSSEAFLEFKSPGKWNYRRLIAVYLKKQYRRDQIFWNY, from the exons ATGGAAATTCCTTATCATCACTCTCTGCTCTCAGCTTCTCCTTGCCTTAGACGAAGGACTATCAAAACCACTCGTTTCACGCCTTTCTGCCACCAAAATTCACATTCACAATATCCATCTCTACCACACAACAAG ATAATCCAGCAGTGGAGGCATGAACGAGGTTTCGATCACAAAAATGGATATATAGATTGCGCTGCATTGGTTCGAGCCTTGTGTAGAAAAAGAATGCCTCATCTAGCTCAGAAGCTTGTACTTGAGATGAAATCTGAAGGTTTTTTGCCTGACAGCTCTACACTGTCATCTCTGATGTTATGCTATGCAGATAATGACCTTCTTCCCCAAGCACAGGCAGTTTGGGATGAAATAATAAATAGTTCTTTTGTGCCAAGTATTCAAGTAATTTCAGAGTTATTTGATGCATATGGGAAGATGAGGTATTTTGATGAAGTATCCAAAATATTGGGTCAGGTAAGTTCAAGGGATCTTAATTTGTTACCTGAAGCTTACTCACTGGCTATCTCTTGCTTTGGAAAAGGAGGGCAGCTTGAATTGATGGAGAAAACTTTGAAAGAAATGGTTTCTAGGGGATATGTTGTAGATTCTTCCACTGGTAACGCTTTTGTTAGATATTATAGCATCTTTGGTTCTCTGACAGAGATGGAGAATGCTTATGGCCGCTTTAAAAAGTCTAGACTTCTATTAGAAAATGAAGGAATCAGGGCAATATCACTTGCATATATTAAGAGAAGAAAGTTTTACAAATTGGGTGAGTTCCTTAGGGATGTGGGTCTTGGTCGGAAAAATGTGGGGAATCTTTTATGGAACCTGCTGCTGCTATCCTATGCTGccaattttaaaatgaaaagcTTGCAGAGAGAATTTGTGAGAATGGTTGAAGCTGGATTTCATCCTGATCTTACAACATTTAACATCAGAGCTCTGGCCTTTTCAAGAATGTCTTTGCTCTGGGATCTACATCTTAGCCTTGAACACATGAAACATGAAAAAATTGCCCCTGATCTTGTGACTTGTGGTTGTTTTGTTGATGCATACTTGGATAAAAGACTTGGAAGAAATTTGGACTTTGCTTTGAACAAAATGGACTTGGATGATTCTCCAGTAGTATTAACAGATCCATTTGTGTTTGAGGTTTTGGGTAAAGGGGACTTTCAGACAAGCTCAGAGGCGTTTTTGGAGTTTAAAAGCCCAGGAAAATGGAACTACAGGCGGCTAATTGCAGTGTATCTCAAGAAACAATATCGGAGGGATCAAATCTTCTGGAATTACTGA